The genomic stretch GTGATGAGTCGGCAACgaaaagagagcttgctctaggtaaACAACTCCAAAACCATAatggaaagaataaaaaataaaaataattattgaagaagctttattgaagtagctcgtatagttggaaaaatcttatctgctatcgttACATTACATGCATTATAAAGTAGGTTTATGCCAGTGAGCTTAAGTTTTTGAGCTGTGATGATGTTCGATATCTATGTATGATATCTCTGTCATACTTCTTCCCACTTTGAATACATTCGACCTAAACATCGAAGAAGAAGCATCTTATCGGTCCATTAATTCAACCATGGACATGCTCCTCTATATCTACCATGGTACACTGCAATTTAATTGGCCGCGTTGTACCTTCCCAGAAGTGAGTTGGTGAAAGCACATATTAGCTGAAGGGTAATTTTTCTCCATCCACATTTGGTCAGTCGTGGCCATGGAAGGGACCTGAGAAGTGGAAGATGCATGGCTGCTGCTCCATGTCTTCCGCGTTAAGCTTTTGAGCACTTTAATGCTATCAACCAACCCTAATCACATAATCCATCCTACTCTCCGTCCCCTATAAACACACCCATATGTTCTTCTTCTGGCTTCTGCCCTTCCTCCTCTCATCAGACACCCGCATATCTACTCCAGTCCTTCTCGATGGCTCGCGTTGAGCTCCGGCAGGCGGTGCCGGTGACATGTTGGCTGCTGTTGCTGTTCTCCGCATTCGGATCAGTTCGGCCGGCGCCGCAAGTCCCATGCTACTTCATCTTCGGAGACTCCCTCGTCGACAatggcaacaacaacaacatggcGTCGTTGGCGGTGGCGAACTACCCGCCCTACGGCATCGATTTCCCCGGCGGCCCCAGCGGAAGGTTCAGCAATGGCTTGACCACCGTGGACGCTATTGGTGTGCCGATTCCTGCCATGACTACTATGCCTTCTCATTTCTTCTTGCTTGCTAATAATCAATCATACAACTTGCCGACTTGCAGTGTCTGCCACACTGATAGATTCCTTTTCGCTCAAATGGCGATTTAGTAGCATGTACTTCGTCTTTTCCTCTTTTGGTTTCTCTTGCAACAAATTTTGCTTCCTACTTAGTTGCAGGAGAAGGTAGAATTGTTCTTGTCTCGTTGCAGTCTCGATCTCTCTTTTCTCAGAGATAAGATCTCATAGGGTGCATCTTAGATCTCCCTCCTCAAGTTTGATGTTGACGAGAGTCTTGTGCATTGGACCACCACATCTTACTTTCCTTCAGGCAGCTCACCGCAGGATCACACTAATCACGCCTTTCCATTTAGCAAAGCTTTTCTGTTTTTGGCGTTTGATCCGTCATATTATTCATTAAGGATGATGCTCACGAGACATCAACGAATCAAATTTATAGTAGGTCGTCTTCTTCCTCTGCATCTGGTGGCTGCCCACAAGCACATGCTTTAACTGACCACAGTGCCGAGAAATAAATGGTAGGCACAGATCGACATCTACCATAGGACTTGGGAAATAAATGTTGGAAAGTAATCGATCGACGTCCTCCCACCCCCAACAAACCCCCCCTCCGCTGCATGGCTCTGCACCGCTTTGATTGCCTCTCTCCGATTAACTCTGTGATTAGGTAGGGTTCTTCCAGGTCCATTTATTGCTTTCACATGAGGCTTCCCTGTGGAAAAGAGCAGGTTGGTCTCCAAACACTTACACCATGAATAATTACTACTACTTTCACATGGCCCTCTGCTGATCTTATCCACCTGGATTTTCTATTTTCATGTTTGATGATTCTATGTTGGTCTTGAATTAGAGCATGAGATTGTTGGGTGCTTAAATCTGTGACTTTGTGCAGCTGCACTGTTAGGTTTCGAGGACTTCATCCCACCCTACGCAAACACAAGAGGGCAAGCACTGCTCTCCGGCGTCAACTTCGCGTCTGCGGCTGCTGGAATACGGGAGGAAACCGGGCGGCAACTGGTTCGTCATCTCTGAACCTGAACACTTGCTTCCCGATCCAGAGCTAGCGATTCTGAGCGAGTTTGGGGTTGCAGGGTGGGAGAACTCCTTTCAGCGGCCAGTTGCAGAACTACCAGCAAGCCGTGCAGCAGATGGTCAACATCCTGGGCGACGAAGACACTGCAGCGAACTACCTTAGAAAGTGCATCTTCTCCGTCGGCATGGGCAGCAATGACTACCTCAACAACTACTTCATGCCGGCGTTCTACCCGACCGGGCAACAGTACACCCCGGAGGAATACGCCGACGACCTCATCTCACAGTACGCTCGGCAGCTAAAGGTCGGTTTCGTGTTCCTTTCGTTTCTGCTTGCCGTAGCATGCAGCAGCGTCGTCAGTAGCTCGTTCATCTGTGATTCA from Musa acuminata AAA Group cultivar baxijiao chromosome BXJ1-3, Cavendish_Baxijiao_AAA, whole genome shotgun sequence encodes the following:
- the LOC135625129 gene encoding GDSL esterase/lipase At5g45670-like, with translation MARVELRQAVPVTCWLLLLFSAFGSVRPAPQVPCYFIFGDSLVDNGNNNNMASLAVANYPPYGIDFPGGPSGRFSNGLTTVDAIAALLGFEDFIPPYANTRGQALLSGVNFASAAAGIREETGRQLGGRTPFSGQLQNYQQAVQQMVNILGDEDTAANYLRKCIFSVGMGSNDYLNNYFMPAFYPTGQQYTPEEYADDLISQYARQLKVLYNYGARKVALIGVGRVGCSPNELAQRSPNGITCVEEIDSAIRIFNSKLMRLVDEFNTLDGAHFTYINGYGIFDDILKHSAAYGLRVTNRGCCGVGRNNGQITCLPYQAPCPDRNRYLFWDAFHPSEAANIIVGKRSYSAQSPSDVYPMDIRTLARI